In Bufo gargarizans isolate SCDJY-AF-19 chromosome 6, ASM1485885v1, whole genome shotgun sequence, a single genomic region encodes these proteins:
- the ITGB5 gene encoding integrin beta-5 has product MSGSRLLGALLLLCCAAQTRAGVNVCSSRSVTACPDCLLLHPECAWCSQENFGASRTVTSRCDFLDNLMAKGCAPDFIEGPKSKVAVTRSLLLSSKGSGSSQADIIQVTPQSLSLSLRPGAAASFKIHVRQVEDYPVDLYYLMDLSLSMKDDLDTIRNLGTRLAAEMAKLTSNFLLGFGTFVDKNVSPFSHTAPKYQNNPCTGYKPFPNCIPSFGFRHVLSLTDKVSNFNAEVQNQQVSRNRDAPEGAFDAVLQAAVCKDRVGWRTEASHLLVITTDDVPHIALDGKLAGLVQPHDGQCHLDMDNEYSAANQLDYPSLALLGEKLSENNIHLIFAVPKTHYLLYKNLTSLIPGTTVEILEPSSKNILQLIVNAYNNIRSKVELTVSETPDDLGLSFSATCQDGVTYPGLKKCGELMIGDTVSFEVSAEARSCPPSGTMDTFTIKPVGFRDALEVTVTYNCSCGCSQHVESSSGKCSGNGTYSCGMCNCEAGFLGARCECGEEDDSSDQSLSTCRESEAHTVCNGRGRCLCGLCSCYESEFGRISGSYCQCDDFSCARFKGVLCSGHGECDCGECKCHTGYVGDNCNCTTETESCVSSDGRMCSGKGACVCGRCQCIEPGAFGETCEKCPTCPDACGTKRDCIECRLYQTGRLADNHTCQKLCKDDILLVEALDAENSEAVLCVYKTENECVMRFTYSEDPSGRSVLTALKEPECGSPPDALMVLLAVVGSILLVGLVLLAVWKLLVTIHDRREFARFQSERSRAKYEMASNPLYQQPISTYNVDEMYSMMAKSYNGTSNGFQPVGDVD; this is encoded by the exons ATGAGCGGGAGCCGTCTGCTCGGggccctgctgctgctgtgctgcGCCGCACAGACCCGCGCGG GTGTGAACGTGTGCAGCAGCCGCAGCGTCACCGCCTGTCCGGACTGTCTGCTCCTCCACCCAGAGTGCGCCTGGTGCTCCCAGGAG AACTTTGGGGCGTCTCGCACGGTGACGTCGCGCTGCGATTTCCTGGACAATCTGATGGCTAAAGGCTGCGCTCCGGATTTTATCGAGGGCCCCAAGAGTAAAGTCGCTGTGACCAGGAGCCTCCTGCTCAGCAGCAAGGGGTCCGGGTCGTCCCAGGCGGACATCATCCAGGTGACGCCGCAGAGTCTCTCGCTGTCTCTCCGGCCAG GTGCGGCAGCCTCCTTTAAGATTCACGTGCGGCAGGTGGAGGACTACCCGGTGGACCTCTACTACCTGATGGACTTGTCTCTGTCAATGAAGGACGACCTGGACACCATTCGGAATTTGGGGACGCGATTGGCCGCAGAGATGGCAAAACTCACCAGCAACTTCCTCCTGGGGTTCGGCACATTCGTGGATAAGAACGTCTCCCCGTTCTCGCACACCGCCCCCAAATATCAGAACAACCCCTGCACCGG GTATAAGCCCTTCCCAAACTGCATCCCGTCCTTCGGTTTCCGCCATGTTCTCTCCCTCACGGATAAGGTCAGCAACTTCAACGCCGAGGTGCAGAACCAGCAAGTGTCGCGGAACCGGGACGCCCCAGAGGGAGCATTCGATGCCGTTCTGCAAGCTGCTGTCTGCAAG GATCGGGTCGGCTGGAGGACGGAGGCCTCGCATCTGCTGGTGATCACTACAGATGACGTCCCGCATATTGCACTGGATGGTAAGCTGGCCGGACTGGTGCAGCCACATGATGGGCAGTGCCACCTCGACATGGACAACGAGTACAGCGCCGCTAATCAGCTG GATTATCCGTCGCTGGCGCTGCTCGGGGAGAAGCTGTCGGAGAACAACATTCATCTAATATTCGCAGTTCCGAAAACACATTATTTATTGTATAAG AATCTCACGTCTCTGATCCCGGGGACAACGGTGGAGATCCTGGAGCCGAGCTCCAAGAACATCCTGCAGCTCATCGTCAACGCGTACAAT AACATTCGTTCCAAGGTCGAGCTGACCGTATCCGAGACCCCCGATGACCTCGGTCTTAGCTTCTCAGCCACGTGTCAGGACGGAGTGACGTATCCCGGGCTCAAGAAGTGTGGAGAGCTGATGATCGGTGACACG GTGTCGTTTGAGGTTTCGGCAGAGGCGCGCTCCTGCCCCCCATCGGGCACCATGGACACCTTCACCATAAAGCCGGTGGGGTTTCGGGACGCCCTGGAGGTGACGGTGACGTATAATTGCAGCTGCGGTTGCTCGCAGCATGTGGAGAGCAGCAGCGGGAAATGCAGCGGTAACGGCACCTACAGCTGCGGCATGTGCAACTGTGAGGCCGGCTTCCTGGGAGCGCGCTGCGAGTGCGGGGAGGAGGACGACAGCAGCGACCAGTCCCTGAGCACCTGCCGGGAGTCGGAGGCCCACACGGTGTGTAACGGGCGGGGGCGGTGCCTCTGCGGCCTGTGCTCCTGCTATGAGAGCGAGTTTGGGCGCATCAGCGGCTCCTACTGCCAGTGCGACGACTTCTCGTGTGCCAGGTTCAAGGGCGTCCTGTGCTCAG GGCACGGCGAGTGTGACTGCGGGGAGTGTAAATGCCACACCGGTTACGTTGGTGATAACTGTAACTGCACCACGGAGACGGAGAGCTGCGTGTCCAGCGACGGGCGCATGTGCAGCGGCAAAGGGGCGTGCGTGTGTGGCCGCTGCCAGTGTATTGAGCCAGGAGCGTTCGGGGAGACCTGTGAGAAGTGCCCCACCTGCCCCGACGCCTGCGGAACAAAAAG GGACTGCATCGAGTGTCGCCTCTACCAGACCGGACGCCTCGCCGACAACCACACCTGCCAGAAGCTGTGCAAGGACGACATCCTCCTGGTGGAGGCGCTCG ATGCCGAGAATTCTGAGGCCGTTCTGTGCGTCTACAAGACGGAGAATGAATGTGTGATGAGGTTCACGTACTCCGAGGACCCGAGCGGAAGATCCGTCCTGACCGCGCTGAAGGAGCCGG AGTGCGGCAGCCCCCCGGATGCCCTGATGGTGCTGCTGGCGGTGGTGGGCAGCATATTACTGGTTGGCCTCGTTCTCCTGGCGGTCTGGAAACTGCTGGTGACTATCCACGATCGCCGCGAGTTTGCACGGTTTCAGAGTGAACGGTCCAGAG